GCCGAAATTTTCAAGTCGCACCTGCGCTATGCCCAGCTTCGGGCCATGGGCGACATCTATCCCTGGACCGTCACCGTGGGCGGCGGCAGCTACACCCTGTCCACCACCAACCCGTCCGTCGGCGCTCCGGTGCTTCCCGGCGAGTCCGGGGCCACGCACAGCTATGACGGCGGCGTGACCGCCACAGCCGGAACCTTCACCTTCAATTGGCGCGGCCAGCCCACCACGGGCGGCGGAACCAGCGTCACCTTTGACGGCGATCCGGACGTCACCGTGACCGTCCTTTCGGAGACCGGCTTTGCGCAATAATGTTCGCCCGCGCCCGCGCGGCTTCTCCCTCATCGAAATCATCATCACCCTGGTGGTGCTGGGCATCGCCGGGGCCATGCTGGTCACGTTCATGGGGCCGGGCATCACCCGCAGTTCCGATCCGCTGCGGGCGCTGCAAAATGACGCCAGTTTGCAGGCGGTGATGGAGAACATGATTGCTGCGGCGCCGGACGTGGCGGATTTGGCGACGCTCAAAACGAGCATCGGCGCTGCGGGGTCGGACCAGACCAATGCCTACGGCATGAATACCATTGCGTATCATGTTGATCGAAACTCGCTGTGTTATCTTGATACGGGTTCCAATACCTTCACAAACACCACGGATACCAGCATCGGCATTTATCTCTGCGTCACCATTTCCCTGCCCGGCCAATCCGGCTCCAAAATTTCCTACCTTTTTACGAAATGATGACCATTGCCGCCGCCCGCCGCCAACGCGGCTTCACCCTCATTGAGATCATCGCCGCCCTGGTGCTTATGGGCATCCTGGCCGCGACGGTGTTCAATTTCATGGGGCAGGCCGTGCGGGGGTTTTTCATCGCCCGCGACGCCCTGGCGATCACCCAGAAGGCGCAGATCGCGATGAACCGGATGCGGATTGAGTTTACCTATCTGGCCAGCGTGAGCGCGTCGTCTTCGACATCGATCACGTATACCGCAGAATTTCCCAGCGGGACGGAGACGCATACCATCACCACCGCCGCCGGGCAGCTCACCTACGACGGCGTGGCCTTGGTCGACGGCGTGGGCGGATGCACTTTCGCCTACTATGATGACCCCTCAGCTGCGGCGGATACAAGTTTTGATGCAACCAACACCAAGCTGATCGGCATTACCCTGACCATGCAGGACAGCGACGGCGTCACGGCGACCTTCACCACCCGGGTGGCCCCTGGAAAAATCTAGGGGACGCCGCAACATGCCTGAAACGCATGGAGACCGGATGCCCCGCCGCACCGCAACCACCCGATTCATAGCGACAGCGCGTATCGCGCGTCGCGCCCTCCGCAGTTCCTCACGCGGCGGCGCGCTGCTCTACGTCATCGCCTCCATCGTGCTTCTTGGCGTGATCGGCGGCGGCGTGGCCTACTTTTCCTCGTCATCAAGCACCTCGCAACTGGCCGCCACCCGGGCCGAGCAGGCCTATTATGCGGCGCTGGCGGGGCAGGCGTATGTGAAGCAGCGGCATGAGGCGATGCGGACGAGCTCCGCCAGCCTGGACGCCCTCCTTGCCGACCTGGATGCGCATTCCGGCATCTATACGCTCGCCGACAATCGCCGGTTCTCGCTGACGACAAGTAAGATTGACGCCACACACTATTCCGCGACCGTGACCGGCAGCTATCTGGATGCTGCGGGAGGGGCCACGGAAAATACCGTCATCGACATGGGTTCCAGGGTATATATACCCGCGAGCAGCGGCGGGAGCACCGTTCCGGAATCGGCCCGAAAAACCCCGGTGGTGGCCAACGGGGCGACGATTGACGGCGGCGTCTCGGCCGACACCGTGACCCTGAACAACGAATCGACCGTCACCGGCGATGTCATTTCCACCACCTGGGTCGTCATCGGCAACAAGGCCGCCGTTGGCGGGGACGTCTGCGCCGGGGGGAACGTGACCCTGAACAACGAGTCGTCCGTGGGCGGCGACATCAACGCCACGGGCGATGTGTATATCGGCGCGAACAACGCCGTGGTGCAGGGCAGCGTCTATGCCGGCGGCAACGTGACCATCCAGAACGGGGCCAAGGTCATGGGCGACGTCCATGCCGGAGGCTACGTTTCCATCGGCTCCAACAACGGGTCGGTCTATGGCAGCGTCTATGCCGCAGGCGACGTGACCCTCGGAAACGCGGCCCGGGTCTATGCCAACGTGCATTCCGGCGGAAACATCAATGTCCTGTGGGGCGGAACCATCGACGGCAACGCCGTGGCGGCGGGGACCGTCTCGGTGAACGCCTGGGGCGGCAAGGTGTCCGGGTCCATCACCCAAAACGCCTCCTCGCCTCCGCGCATCAAGCCCACCGCGCCTACGGCCTGCGACGTGGTGGACGCGCCGCCGCTGCAAGTCTATTTAGCCGGTACAACGAACATCTCCGTGAGTTACGGAAACGCCAAGGACATCGCCCCGGGCTCCTATGGCAAGCTTGTCGCTTCCGGTAACAACACCATTACGCTTCATGCCGGTACCTACTCTTTCAGTTCCATGAATTTTTCCTGGGATTGCGACTGGCGGCTCGATGTGTCCGGAGGCGATATCACCATCTTCGTGGTGGGCGATGTGGCGTTTGGCGGCGAGGTGACGGTCTTGGTTTCCTCCGATGGCACGAACTATACTAACATGTGGAGCGTGGACCCGAATCTGGCGGCCCGGGTCTATTTGGAAACACACGGGAATTTTACGGCGGGACAAAGCGGCCGTTGGTTCGGCACCATACTGGCGAAGAACAATATCGCCTTCAACGGCAGTCAGACGCCCGAGGACAAGCCTACGGTGATCGGACTTCTGGCGACGGTTGACGGGGTGGTGACTTTAAGCAATAAATTTTCTAATATTCGTATCGTCTCAAATTTCGCCCAGGCGAACTGGTAGCGCCGCGTGCGCCGTATGCGCTGCATGGCTTGGCAGCAGGGCGGCGGCAAATCGATTCGGGAGTCCATCCCAAGGAAGTTGTTCTCCATCTGATGGTCGGTCGTAACGAACCTGGGGGCAACATGTCGGGCAGTCGCAAAAATGCTCTCTTTTTCAGCCTTTCCTGCCGCCACTGCCGTATGACGCAGCGCGGTTCGGCGCTTTTGTACGTCATTGCCTCCATCGTTCTGCTCGGGGTCGTTGGTGGGGGAGTGGCGTATTTTTCGTCGTCGTCGAGTCAGGCGCAACTCTCACAGACTCTCAGTGCTCAGGCATACTACCTGTCACTTTCTGGAAAAAATTACGCCAATAAGTCAAACACAACGAGTGGTTCCTTTAGTCTTCAAGAGGGCAGTTTCACGTTATCCGGTGATGCGACGGTCATGAATTCGTTGGGGACGGCCAACAGCGGGACAGGGCGCGAGGCGAATTACGACATTGCGTTCGTTCCTGATTTTTCGACACCGCCGTCGCAGAAGCCGGATCATAATATTCAAAAAGTTAATAAAACATTTTCAGGGTCAAATGTGGATCTTGAAGGTACGAGCGATGTGGTTGATATTGAAGCATACGTGGCAACTGGCGGGCAACATCAATATTGGGCGGCGTTTACCGGAATTGCTGATTCTGCACATCGAATAGCAGATGGAAGTTGTTACGTCGGATATCATGTGGCAACGATTACAGCGACAGATAGCTCTAGTATAAAAGAAGTGTATGATGATTATGGATATGTGAGTTATGATGTTCAAGTCAAGATGGGATGGCTGAAGTATCTTGATCATGCTGCTAGCGGAATTAATTTTCGATGGTATAACAACGAAGGATATGGGCTCAGTTTCCTTCGGTTTGAATCCAAGACGCAATGCGGAGATTATATTCCAAATGGAATAAAGCCAGGAACATCGAATGAGTTTAAGGACAAGATGCTCATCGTCCTTTGGGAACAGCGTGGCGGGGTGAGACGATGGCTAGGATATGCTGTTGTTGGTACGCCATATGATTATGGGACGAGACGTCCTCCAGCAAGTGAGGATCCAAAGGTCGTTGGTCAGCAAAATGATGTTGATGGTTATTTAAACGATAATGCGACACTAGTCGTTCGAGTGATGGATGTTATGCGAAGCGGTAACCGTGTAACAGAAGTACTTGCTTTTTATGGCGACGCTTCTCCGTATTATGCTCGTTCATATGATGCCGTTGCTTCAAATATTTTGCGGAGACGTTATTCTCCGGAATGGGTGGATAGTACTCTATTTCCAAAGTGGCCGTCAAATGTGCTTGTGGATAATGCCAGCGGGTACGCAGCATATTGGAATAACTCAAACACAAGTTATGATTATTTTACGCTATTGAGCACAAACCCCCAAACGCCAAGTAACGCAGTAACATTTATCATGAATTCATCGGCGACGAACGCTACGCTTTTGAGCGACGGGTGTACGGTGAGGCTTTCGGCACTTCCTTTAGCTTCTTTTCCAAATGATCGAAGAGAAATTGGTATTCATGCAATGGGAAAGTTGTATTATGATAGATGGCGCGACATTGAATATACGCTAGCATTTGATGATTTGGCAGTGCAAGTATTGGGAGAAGATGAATGAGATATACGCTAGTATTAACAGTGATATTGATGTGTGTACTCACGGGCTACGCTTCTGCCTTTGTTACTCCAAAAGATGCGGTGCGAATGGGATATAAGATTAGATATTGCGAGCCAAGATCAGATCAAAAGAATACGTCATCCCCGTCTGAAGGCATGAATTCAACGCTTGAAGCACAACACAAGATAATGCCTTCTTCAGTTCAGAACGGTGGAGTTAGACAAAATGATGGGAATTCAAAGCCGAAGGAGTAAAATTGCTATATCTTTATGTGTGAACTAAATGCGTTAAAAAGTATTTTTCCGTATACTTCTGTGATTGCGCTCGTTCGCCGCTCGCTTGCCGACCGTCTTCTGGGCTTCACCCAGGCCACCGGCGCCAGTGCCCAGGAGGTCCGACTGATGAATTTCCGCCTCCGTTTCCGGGAATAAAGCTCCCCGGTCGGCGTCCACTTTCGTGGCCCTGTCACAGGGGATTCTTTCTTTCTGTCCCGCCGTCACATCACCTACCTCTGATGAGTTTCACTTCTCGACAAGGCGGGAAAGCGTTTTGGCGACAAAATATTTATTTTACGTTTAATATCAAAAAATAAGTAAAGATTGTATAATAAATTGCAAAATTCATTTTCCAATAGATTCATCCTCTGTCATCTGCTAATACTTCACCAAAATACGTCAGATATCGGCGAACCCCGCGTCGGCCCTGGCGCACGATGCATCGCCGGGAAGCGTTCTCCGTATGTCTCACCCGGGTCTTTCACGGTTTCCGCAGCACATCAGGCATTCCGCAACGGCGCGAACCAGCCGGTGCGGCGCGTCACTGCTATACGTCGTCGCCGCCATCACCCTGCTGGCCGTTCTGGCCGCCGCCATCGCCGTCTTCTCCGGCGCCTCGTCCCAGTCCCAGACCAGCCACGCCCCGTCGCTCGCCGCCTATTACCTGGCCCTGGCCGGCCTCAACCACGCCGCGACCCTCTCCGCAAACGACCTCGAAGCCCTTCTCGACGCGCCGGGCGTGACCTGCGCCCTGGATACCGGGCACTTCACCCTGGAGGTGCTCGAACGCAACGCCGACGGCTCGTTCGCCGTGGCCGCCACAGGCACGGCCCTGCCGGACAGCCCGCGCCAATCCGTCTGTTGCCTGCCGGGCACGGTGTCGGACGCCGGGGGCTATATCTCTTTTGAAAACGACCTGGAGGACTTCGACCTGCCCGTGACCTCGGGAACCCGCAACAGCAACATCGTCTCCGTGGACCTGAACAACAGGGTGGCCGTTTTCGGCAACAACACCCAATATGCCTACGGCTGCCTGTGGTACCGGGGAAACCGCACCTGGTGCGAGTCCGGAAAATGCCTGTTCGGCAAGGGTCTGCGGGCCTATTTCCGATTTTCCTATGCCGCCGTCCCGCCGGGCCTGGCCTGTGGCGACGGCTTCACCTTCGCGGTCATAAACGCCACGGAAAACGACGCCTCGCGCTCGGGCGGACTGGTGGGCATGGGCGAGCTTCTGGGCTACGCCGGGCCGGGTTCCACGGCGGACGGCCGGGGGCTCGCGCCGCCGAAATTTGCGGTGGAGTTCGACGTTTATGCCAACCAGGGGACGAAAAATCCCAACCGGGTCGATTCCCGGGCGGACGGCCAGGGCGGCGACCATGCGGCCCTGGTGTTCTGGGGGTTTGAGGACGATTCCGGTTCCTGCGCGTCGTCGGGCCATTCCTATGCCTGCGCCCAGGACGACAACCGCCATTCCCGCCAGGGTACGGAGAATGTGGGGCTTGGCGTCTCCGGCGACATGCCGCGCAACAGCCTGAACCGATCCGGGGCCGGGGACTACGCCGCGCAAAGCGGCCGCCCGGACTGGCTGCAAAGCGGCGCGCACGCCATGCGCATGGAGGTGGACCGGGCCGACGCCCCGGACATCCTGGGCGATTATGCCTACAGCATCCGGGTCTGGATCGATTGCTCCGACTGCGACGACGTCATGAGCGCCTATACGGCCGGTCCACCCACCCTGTCCCGGTCATTTTCCCTGTCGCGGGCCCAGCACGAACGCTTCGAGCGGGTGCTCTTCGGCTGGACCGAGGCCACGGGCGCGGCCGTGCAGCAAGTGGGCGTGTCCGATTTCAAGCTGTATTTTCTGGAATAGGGGGTCGGCTTTACATCGCCCGGGCCTTGGGCCATGTTCCGGCCCATGCGCCGAACCCTTGCCGCCATGTGTCTGGCCCTTTTCGCCTCCCTGCCCGCAAGCGCCCCCGGCGGCGAGGTCATCTACAAATACGACGCCCCGGGCGGCGTCATCCATCTTTCCAACCGGCGCCTGAGCAAGGACTACCGGCCCTATTTCTACATGCGCGTGCCGCGCGCCGTGGACCAAGACAAGCTCATGGCCGTGATCCGCTACTACGGCCGCCGCTATAAGATCGATCCGGAGCTGGTGCGGGCCATGGTGGAGGTGGAGTCGGGTTTCGTGATCGAGGCCGTCTCGCCCAAGGGTGCCCAGGGGCTGATGCAGATCATGCCCGGCACGGGCAAGGATCTGGGGCTGACGGAACCCTTCGAGCCCGGGCCGAACATCGAGGCCGGGGTGCGGTATATGCGCGACATGCTGGATCGCTTCGGCGGCGACGCCTCCCTGGCCCTGGCGGCCTACAACGCCGGGCCGGGCCGGGTGTCGCGCACGACCGGCGTGCCGGACATCCCCGAAACCAAGGATTACGTGGCCAAGGTCATGGGCCGCTACGGGGCGCGCTCGGGCATGCGGTAATATTTTCGGTACCGAGGGGAAATTGTCATGACGCGAATTCTCATACATCCTGGCGAGCACCTGGCTGACGAGTTGCAGGCCCTTGGCATGAGCGCCAACGCATTGGCCAAGGAACTTGGCGTGCCCACCAACCGCATCACCCAGATCATAGCGGGCCGACGCGGGATCACGGGGGATACCGCCTTGCGGCTGGGGAGGTGGTTCGGAACGGGACCGGACATCTGGATGAATCTGCAAAAAAATTATGAGCTCAAACGGGCGGCCCAGGAGATTGGACGGGCCTTGGAGGATATCCCCCGGCACGACATGGCGGCGCAAGCGCCAACCCTCGCCGCCCGGTGACCCGGAGGATCGAAGTCAGTCGACTACCGGGAATAAGGACGTACAGGCCGTGATGCTCGGGCCGGGCCCGGTCAACCAGCGCAGACGTTCGCCCCGGCGGGTTGCCGCGTCTCGTCCAGGAGCCGCAGGCCCAGGGCCGTGACCTCGGCCGGGATCAGCGTCCGCAACACGGCGAGGGGCAACCGCTGCCGCACCAGCAGCGCCCCGGCCACGTCCGTCACCCGGTCCCACACCGCCGGGCGGCCAAACAAATCGGCCAGGATGCGGCCAAGCTGTCCCCGCAAAAGTCCCGAGGCCCCCATGCCGCGCAGGCCCAGGGCCTCGAATTCCCGCATGACATGCAGCATGTCGAAGGCCAGCCGCTCGCTGGCCAGATCCGCGTGCAGCCCGAAGGCCTCGCCCAGAAACCGCGTCTCGGCCTGATGCCCGGCCAGGGCGATGAGAAACCGCCGCCGGATGGTCAGCTTGCGGCTGTCGCCGGGCAGGACGTAGCCTGGATCGTCGTCGGGGCCGTCGATGGCCGCGCTCACGGCCGGGCAGTCCATGGCGAAGGACATGACCGCGTGCCCGGCCACATGGTGGGCCAGGGCCTGCAAGGGATCGCGCTGGGGTCGCGTCTGGTCCATTCCCGTTCTCCTCGGGGCGAGTCTGCGGGTTATGATAGCAGCCGGGAAAGCTCCGCCGAAAGGGCCTCGGTTGTGAAGGGTTTTTTGAGAAATCCCGTGACCCCGGCCCGAAGCGCCAGATCCACCTGTTCGCCGGTGGATTCCGTGGTGGCCATGAGGATGGGCGTGTCGGCATGGGCCATGTCCCCGCGCACCAGCCGGGTCAACTCGATGCCGTCCATGACCGGCATGTTCATGTCGGCCACGATGCAGTCGAAGGGATCCGAGGTTTCCAGGATATCCCAGGCGGCCTGGCCGTTTTCCGCCGTGGTCGCGGCGAACCCCAGGCCGGGCAGGGCGGAGCGGTAGAAGGCCAGCATGGCCTTGGAGTCGTCCACGGCCAGGATGCGGCGCTGCCCCGTCTCTTCCGGGGGGGAAGCCACGGCGCTGGCTGTGCGCAGTCGGTGCGCCAGGGCCGTGGCCTGGGGCGTTTGCGCGCCCTCCAAGACCTGGACGAAGGCCGCCATGGTCTCCGGATCGCAACTCGTTTCGGCCTCGGCGACCACCAGTTCGGCCAGGGCCGGTTCGGACACGAGGGCGGCGAAAAGCCGCACGGCGGCGGCGTCGGCCATGGCCCGGGCCACGAGTCCGGCCTTGGCCGGATCGGCCTGCATGGCCTCCATGAGCTTTCTGGCCACCCCGGGGTTGGCGTTAGCCTCAAGGGCCGTGATCACGGCCAGAAGCAGCATGGGATCGGTCTCGGCCAGGCCGTCGAGCAAAAAGACCAGCCCCTTGAGGGATGGGGCCCGGCCCAGGGCCTCGTAGACCGCGAAGCGCAGGTTGGGGTGGGTGAATTCCTCCAGATCCTGGGCCGTGACCAGGGCCTCGGCCCCGGACTTGTGGCCGATAAATCCCAGGATGTTGGCCGACAGGATCTTTTCGTCCAGATCGCCCTCGCCAAGCAGCCTGGCCACCCGGGGGACGGCGGCCGGGCCGGTGGCGATGATGGCCTCGTGGATGGCCCGGCGGGCCGTGGGATTTTTGTGGTGAATCTTGGTGACCAGATAGGACAGGGCCAACTCGCCGCCGATGGCCGCCACGGCCCCCACGGCCTTGAACACCGTGACCGGGCAGTTGTCGCCGGAGATGATCTCCGCCGCGTCCACCAGGGCCGCCAGGCGCGACAGGGATTCGGCGTCGGCCAGGGCCCCGAGGGTCTCGGCGCACAGGGCGCTGATCAGGGGGTCGGGATGGTCCAGGTGCTTCCGGAAAAGGGCCAGGCTGGCGGTGTGGCGCAGACGGGACAGGGCGCTTAACGTCTCCTGCAGATCCTCGGACGTGCAGGCCCTGGCGGCCATGTCCAGGAGCACTGGCAGGGCGGCGGCAAACTCGTTGCGGCCCACGGTGCGCAGGCACAGGCGGCGCACGGCCGGGGACGGAGAGGCCAGTCCGGCCACGGTCTGGGTCTCGTCGTGGGCGAAAAGGGCCTGCAGGACGTTGATGACCGCCAGATCCACGGACTGGTCGCCAAGGGGCGCGGCGATCAGGTCGCACAGCCCCGGAATGGCCGTAACGTCCGCCTTGGCCTCGATGTCGCGAAGCAGGGTGATCTGTTCGAGAAAGTCCAATCCCCGGAAATCCGTCAGGGCATCCATGCGTGAGTCCTTTGGCTGCGAGGTGAAGATGCGCCCGGCCTGTCCGATGCGCCGGGCGGCTGCGCACATGTGGCCGCTCAAACTGCCTAGCGTATTTCCGGCCCGTTTCCTAGGGGCCAGACGGTCTGTCCAAGGCCTTCGCCACGGCCGTTTGTGGACAAATGTCAGGGAAAATGCTTTGTTTCCCCGGTTCGCGGACAATGCGACACGGCCGTCCGCTACGCGGACCTTTTTGCAACAGTGACCTCGAAGGGAATCGGGAGCATGTACCAGGGGCGCACACATCGGATCACGACACAACGCAGGGCGCAGCCGTCCAACACCCGCCGGGCGCGCCGGGCCATGCCCCGCCGGACAGGCGCGGCCGGTTCCGGCAAAGCGGGCCTGCGTTTCATACGGCTTGTGGCCCTGGCCGCCATTGTGGTGGCCGGGCTCTTTCTGGGATGCACCTTTTTTTCGGCCAAGGAGCCGCCCGCGCCGCCGCCTCCGGCAGTGATGCCCATGACCCCTGCGGCCGTATCCGATTGCCTGTCCCGGGTGCAGACGGCCAAGGCCGCCCAGCCCCGGCCCGAATCGCTGGATGATTTCGTGCGCTATGTGGCGGCGGCCTATGTGGAGCCGGTGCGCTCCCGCTACGCCGTGGCCGAGACCATGGAGACGGCCGTGCGCCTGTCCGCCGCAGGCAACGCCCAGGCCCAGCGCTTTCTGGCGGCCACCGTGCGCGACGTGCAGCTCCAGGCGGCCATGGGCGGGCGCACCTTCAGCGTGGACCAATGGCGGGAGATCTACCTCCGCTCCGGCCTCCTGAACCAGGATACCTTTGTGGCCATCGGGGGGGAACTGCCCCAGCCGGAAACGGGCCGTCCCGCCGCATCCGTGGCCCCCGCCCCGGACGCCGCCGTCTCCGGGCCGTCCCTGCCGCCTTTGTCCGAGGACGAAGGGGAATGAGCATGGCCCTGGCCGTCGCCGCCAAAAAGGCCCTGGCCGACGCGGTGCGCATCAGCCTGGATCTGTACAAGGTCATGGTCCCGGTGATCATCGCGGTCAAGATCCTCAAGGAACTGGACCTCATCGCCTATCTGGCCGTGCCGCTTGGGCCGCTCATGGAGCTGGCCGGGCTTCCGGCGGACATGGGGCTGGTGTGGGCCACGGCCATTTTGACCAACATCTACGGCGGCATCCTGGTTTACGTGGCCCTGCCGCCGGGGCCCGACCCCCTAAGCGTGGCCCAGGTGACGGTGCTCTCCACCATGATCCTCATTGCCCACAACCTCCCGGTGGAGGGCCGCATCACCCAGAAGTGCGGGGTGGGATTCTGGGGCCAGACGGCGCTGCGCATGGGCGGGGCGCTTTTGTGCGGTCTGCTCATGCACCGGTTTTTCGCCGCCGCCGGGATGCTTACGGAACCGGCCCGGGCGATCTTCACCGCCGCCCCGGCCCAGGCCTCCCTTGTCGGCTGGGCGCTTGGCGAGGCTAAAAGCCTGATCATGATTTTCGGGGTCATCCTGGCGCTCATCGTCCTTATGCGCGTGCTGGCCCGGTTCCGGGTCACGGACCTTCTCGAGCGCGTGCTGGCCCCGGTTCTGGGGCTTATGGGCATCGGGCCCAAGGCCGCCAGCATCACGGTCATCGGGCTGGTCATGGGCCTGGCCTACGGCGGCGGGCTGATCATGATGGAGGTCCAGGGGGGGAGGCTGTCCCGGCGCGACGTGTTTTCCTCCCTGTCGCTGATGAGCCTGTCCCACGCGCTCATCGAGGACACCCTGCTCATGACGCTCATTGGGGCCAGCATGCAGGGCACGTTTTTCGGGAGGCTCCTTTTTTCCATGCTGGTGGTGGCGGTCCTGTCGCGGCTGGTGGGGCCGCGCCTGTCCGCGCCCGGGTCGGTTGCGGGGAGGCTCTTTTGACTTCCGGCGCGGGCCTGCACCGCTGGGCAGCGATGGCGGCCGTGGCCGTCCTGGCGGCGTGCGCCCTGGCGGTTGCGTCAGCCCAGGCCCTGGCGACCCAGACGACCCAGACGGCCCCGGCCGCCCCAGTCGCCCCAGTCGCTCCGGTCAGCTTCGAGCCGCTCATCCGGCGGCTGGTGGAGTCCGGCCGTCCCGAGGCCGCTGTGCGCGCCCTGTTTGCGCGTCCTGAAATGGCGTTTGATCCCGAGCCCATGAGCACCAAGCTTACCGAACTGTACATGTCGAAATACGGCCTGAAGCTGGTGACCGACATCCAGACGCGGCTGGCGGAACTGGGTTACCATCCCTGGCCGACGGACGGCCGACTCAAGCGGCTCACCAAGTGGTCCATCCGGGCCTGGCAGCGGGAGTGCGGCCTGCCGGAACGGGCCGTGGCCACCACAGAGCTTTTGGCCGCGCTGCGGGCCTCTACAGCCAAGGCCCCGGCCGGGCTGGAATTCCCGCCGATCGAGGCCCCGAGCGTCTACGAGAGCGCCCTGACCCCGGAGCGTCTGGCCGAGGCCCGGGAGTTTTTGGCCGCCAACCGGGCCATGTTGTCCCGGGTGCGGGCGCGTTACGGCCTGCCCGAGGAGGTGGCTGTGGGGGTGAGCGCCGTGGAGACCCGGTGCGGCCGCTATCTGGGCGACAAACCGGCCGTGGCCTCCCTGGCGGGCATGGCCCTGGCCCGGGACTATTCCCTGGTGTCCCAGGCGTTTGCCTATGAGCGCCCCGCTCCCGACCGGACAGCCTGGCTGGCCCAGACGGCGCGCGACCGGGGGGATTGGGCTTACCGGGAACTGGTGGCCCTTTTGGACTATGCCGCCCGCCTGGGCCGCGATCCCCTGAGCATGCCCGGCTCGGTCTACGGGGCCATCGGCGTCAGCCAGTTCATGCCCACAAGCGCCCTGACCCTGGCCCGGGACGGCGACGGGGACGGCGTGGCGGATCTTTTCAACGAGGCCGACGCCCTGGAGAGCATGGGCAACTACCTGAATAAAGCCGGAGTGGGAGGCCAGACCTCCGAGGCGGCCCTTCGCGAGGCCCTTTTTCGCTACAACCGCAGCCGGACCTATGTGAACACCATCATGGCCGTGGCTGCGCACCTGCGCGAAACCGCCGGATCGGGCGCTCCCGGGCAATGACCGGACGGCCGTGGCCGTCCGCCGTCGCCAAGGGCCCGTGGAACGTCGGCCGGGCGCGAAAGCCGCGCCGCGCCGTGTGGACCCAAACTGCAACGGAAACCCGCATGCCCTCTCTCCTGCGACTTTTTTTTCTGTGCCTGACGCTCGTTGTTCCGGATATCGCCCAGGCCGCCTCGGCCACGGTCATCGGCTATCACCGGTTCGACGGCCACCGGTCCAGCATGTCCATGCCCATGGACGTATTCGAGGCCCATCTGAAATATCTCAAGGAGAACGCCAACGTCCTCTCCATGGACGAATTTGCGGGCTACATCGCGCGTGGGGAGAGTTTCCCGCCGCGCACGGTGGTCATCACCATCGACGACGGCTGGTCCTCGGTCATGCAGGCCTTTGAGCTTTTGAAAAAATATGACCTGCCGTTCACCCTGTTTCTGCCTATGGCCTACATGGCCAATCCGGCCTCCAAGGCCAGCCTGAGCGCCGCTGACATCGAAAAGCTCAAGGCCTGGCCCAAGGTCACCTTTGCGGACCATTCCTTCAGCCACTCCACGCGGCTCCAGGTCAGCAAGCATGGCAGCCGCGACGCCTACCTGGCTTTTTTGCGTTCCGACCTGAGCGCCTCGCGGAAACGCTTTTTTGAAATCTTCGGCTCGTATCCCAAATATTACGCCTA
Above is a genomic segment from Desulfolutivibrio sulfodismutans DSM 3696 containing:
- a CDS encoding lytic murein transglycosylase, coding for MTSGAGLHRWAAMAAVAVLAACALAVASAQALATQTTQTAPAAPVAPVAPVSFEPLIRRLVESGRPEAAVRALFARPEMAFDPEPMSTKLTELYMSKYGLKLVTDIQTRLAELGYHPWPTDGRLKRLTKWSIRAWQRECGLPERAVATTELLAALRASTAKAPAGLEFPPIEAPSVYESALTPERLAEAREFLAANRAMLSRVRARYGLPEEVAVGVSAVETRCGRYLGDKPAVASLAGMALARDYSLVSQAFAYERPAPDRTAWLAQTARDRGDWAYRELVALLDYAARLGRDPLSMPGSVYGAIGVSQFMPTSALTLARDGDGDGVADLFNEADALESMGNYLNKAGVGGQTSEAALREALFRYNRSRTYVNTIMAVAAHLRETAGSGAPGQ
- a CDS encoding polysaccharide deacetylase family protein, whose amino-acid sequence is MPSLLRLFFLCLTLVVPDIAQAASATVIGYHRFDGHRSSMSMPMDVFEAHLKYLKENANVLSMDEFAGYIARGESFPPRTVVITIDDGWSSVMQAFELLKKYDLPFTLFLPMAYMANPASKASLSAADIEKLKAWPKVTFADHSFSHSTRLQVSKHGSRDAYLAFLRSDLSASRKRFFEIFGSYPKYYAYPYGHGNDVFGELLAQNGYQLMFVTGYRPFDGNVNPRAIPRLGGHAVSVQKLKEIVETY